A region of the Denitrificimonas caeni genome:
CATTGGGGTGGATCAGGTTATACAGCTCGGACACCTTGCGATCATCATCGGCCAAAATTGGAAAGTTAACGATGGTGTGCTGCGTCTCATTAATGTCTTTAATCCACTCATGGTGTGAAGCCACTGGGTCAACTGATAGCGCAATGGCTTTCACATTACGCGCAGCAAACTCATCTTTTAACTTGGCGGTAAAGCCCAGTTCCGTGGTGCATACTGGGGTGAAGTCGGCTGGGTGTGAAAACAAAACACCCCAGCTATCACCCAACCATTGGTGAAAATTAATCAAGCCTTCACTTGAATCCTGTTGAAAATCCGGTGCGATGTCGCCTAATTGAATACTCATATTTATTACCTCTGTAGATGGGTCAGTGGTGACCACTATGCTACAGAGCCATAAGTCAACAAAAGAATATAAAGAAGCTTACTTATAACCAAAAGGAATAACAAACAGCTTTCCGCTAATTCTTTTAAAGCATAAGTGAAGAGCCAAATAGTATTTTAAAGAATAAGTGATAGCCCTTATGATAAGCACCTTCACGCCAGAGCAGGTCGGCGTATTGGCAGACATTGCGCACTCAGCAAACACTGTACTTTTCATCTAACCAAGCCAGCAATGCTGCTGTTTTCAATAACCACAAGGCAAGTCACTATGTTACGACGCACCTCTCCAGTCATACCAGGATTCGGGCTGACGCTCGGCTACACTTTGGTGTACCTCAGCTTATTGGTGTTTATCCCGCTTGCCGGCATGTTTGTTTATGCAGCGCAGCTGACTTGGTCAGAGTTTTACACCATTGTTAGTGCGCCACGGGTATTGGCAGCCTTCAAGCTGAGCTTTGGCACGGCTTTTATTGCAGCATTGCTCAATGGTGTGATCGGCACTTTATTTGCTTGGGTGTTGGTGCGTTACCGCTTCCCAGGACGCAAAATCATTGACGCCATGATTGACTTACCATTTGCACTGCCCACCGCTGTTGCAGGGATTGCTTTAACCGCCTTATATGCACCCAATGGCTGGCTCGGCCAATTTGCTGCAGATATAGGCATGAGTATCGCTTACACCCCGATTGGCATCACCTTAGCTTTAGTTTTTGTCACCTTGCCTTTTGTCGTGCGTACCATTCAGCCGGTACTGGCCGATATTCCTCGTGAACTGGAAGAAGCCGCCGCCTGCCTTGGTGCCCGTCCTTGGCAAACTTTCCGCTATATTTTACTGCCGGCGTTACTGCCTGCATGGCTTACAGGTTTTGCTTTGGCCTTTGCCCGCGGTATCGGTGAGTACGGTTCAGTGATTTTTATCGCGGGCAACATGCCCGGTAAAACTGAAATTCTGCCCTTGCTGATCATGGTTAAGCTCGACCAATACGATTACCTAGGTGCCACCGCCATTGGCGTCATGATGTTAATAGTGTCTTTTATCTTGCTACTGTTTATTAACCTTCTCCAGCGCTACGTTGCTAAGGGCTAAGGAATACCCATGACTACTTCACTTACCGCAACTTTACCCAAGTCTTCCTCCACTACTCGTAGCTGGGGACGCTTAGGCTTACTCGCTGCAGCTTGGCTGATGTTTATTGTTTTCTTGGTTTTGCCACTGGCCATTGTCTTGTCGGAAGCTCTCAAAATGGGCGTTGGCTATTTCTTTAATGCCATTCTTGAACCCGATGCTATTTCCGCTTTAAAGCTCACGATCTTAGCCGTGGTCATCTCAGTGCCTCTCAACTTGGTATTTGGTGTTGCTGCCGCTTGGTGTGTCAGCAAGCATGATTTCTATGGCAAAAGTGTCTTAATCACCTTGATTGACTTACCTTTTTCGGTGTCACCGATTATTGCCGGTTTGGTTTATGTTTTATTGTTTGGGGCGCAGGGTTTTTTTGGCCAATGGCTGATTGAGCATGATATTCAAATCATCTTTGCGGTGCCGGGCATTATTTTAGCGACGTTGTTTGTCACTGTACCTTTTGTTGCCCGCGAGCTGATTCCCCTGATGCAGCAACAAGGCACCCAAGAAGAAGAAGCAGCGCGTTTACTCGGCGCCAGCGGCTGGCAGATGTTTTGGCATGTGACTGTGCCCAATATCAAGTGGGGCCTTATGTACGGAGTCGTGCTCTGTACTGCCCGCGCCATGGGTGAGTTTGGTGCGGTGTCGGTGGTGTCTGGTCACATCCGTGGTTTTACTAACACTCTGCCCTTGCACGTTGAGATCCTTTATAACGAATACAACCATGTTGCAGCCTTTAGTGTTGCCAGTTTGCTATTAATTTTGGCGCTGCTCATGTTACTGCTGAAGCAGTGGAGCGAATCGCGTATCAACCGTCAGCACAATAACGGAGACGAATAATCATGAGTATTGAAGTGCGCCAAGTGAACAAGCAGTTCGGCAACTTTACTGCATTAAACAATATTAATTTAGATATCCAAGCTGGCGAACTGGTAGCACTACTTGGGCCATCGGGCTGCGGTAAAACTACCCTACTGCGCATTATTGCCGGTTTAGAAACGCCGGACACAGGCAATATTTTATTTAACGGTGATGATGTCTCTAGCCGCGATGTGCGCAACCGCAATGTTGGTTTTGTGTTTCAACATTACGCCCTATTTCGTCATATGACCGTGTTTGATAACGTGGCCTTTGGTCTGCGTATGAAACCACGCCGTGAGCGTCCCAGCGAAGCGGTGATTGCTGAAAAAGTGCAGGAGCTCTTGCGCATGGTGCAACTGGACTGGCTCTCTGACCGTTACCCTGAGCAGTTATCCGGTGGTCAGCGCCAGCGTATTGCCCTAGCCCGCGCTTTAGCTGTGGAGCCGCAAATTTTACTGCTGGATGAGCCTTTTGGTGCGCTGGATGCCAAGGTGCGCAAAGAGCTACGCCGCTGGCTGGCAGACTTACACGAAGAGATTAACCTCACCTCGGTTTTTGTCACCCATGACCAAGAAGAAGCCATGGAAGTGGCTGACCGAATTGTCGTGATGAACAAAGGAGTGATTGAGCAGATCGGTACTCCGGCAGAGGTTTATGAAAACCCTGCCAGTGAGTTTGTTTATCACTTTTTAGGAGACTCCAATATCCTAAAAGTCACTGACCAAGAAATCCAATTCCGCCCCCATGAAGTGCTGCTGTCACAGGTTGCCGCCGAAGGCCATCAAGTCGGTACGGTACGTGATATTCGCCCACTGGGGGCAATCACTCGAGTCACCTTGAAAGTTGCAGGGCAAAAAGAACCCATCGAAGCAGAAGTCGCCCGCGATGACATTAACTTGCAGGGTCTGACTACCGGTGCCGCTCTTTATTTCAAGCCTAAAGCCTGTTAAACAGCGTCTTGCCAAAAGTTAACCTCAAGTTCAATAAATAACGAGTCAATGAACATTTTGAGTAAGCTTGTTAACCCAGTGGTAGCTACGCAGGTAGTTATTCAGAGGTGTCCTAATCTCAAGCTCAACAAATAAAAAAGCCCCCAGTGTTGCACTTACAACACAGGGGGCTTTTTTGTAGGACTGAATGGCGCTGTGAACTTAACGAATCACATGCAAGAAATGCATATGCTGCTCGTATTGATCCAGCACATCCTCAATCACTTCATCACGTAACCAACCCATAATGTCGTAATCTTGCCCGCCTTCTAGCAAGTGCACTTCTGCACGGAAGTATTTACGTTTTTCCCGCTCTTCGACTTCTTCGCTATCATCACTGACTTCAGCTGGCGTCATAAAATCAGGACGCGTATAAGCACGGGGCTGCACTTCGTAGACAAAGTTCACCTCAGCATTGTGTTGCACCTCAAGCTTGCAGCGCTTTTCATCATTGATTTCAACTTCAGCGCTGTAGCCCTGCTTGCGAATTTCCCCAGCAACTTCCTCAAGGGCAGGCTGCACCACTTCCTCAATAAAGCGATTTACGTGGGAGCGACGTGGAAACATCATCATGCTGCGTAAACGCCGTTGCCAACCACCAGGACGCAACTGTTGACGGGAGTGATGCACCACACTTTGCTGCTTCAATAAACGCTTAGTGGAGTCAAAGTGCAGCGCTTTAAACAAGCCCCAAATGGCCGTGAGCAAAATCAGTGAGAAAGGTAGCGCACTGGCAATCGATGCCGTTTGTAGCGCTGGTAAACCACCACTAATGAGCAGCGTAATGGCCACTAAACCAATGGAAGAGGCCCAGAACACTCGCTGCCATAATGGCGTATCGGTTTTACCGCCAGAGGCCAGCATATCAATCACCAAGGAGCCGGAGTCCGCTGAGGTGACAAAGAACAACACCACCATCAACACTGCAACCACTGAGAGCAGCGTAGAAAAGGGGAAGTGTTCTAAAAAGGCAAACAGCGCCAAGGAGCTGTCGGCGCTGACAGTGTCCGCCAAGCTGGTCATACCTCCGTGCATAATCATGTCGATGGAGGTGTTACCAAAGACTGTCATCCACAAGAAGGTGAACCCCGTCGGTACCAGTAAAATCCCCGTGATAAACTCACGAATGGTACGGCCACGAGAAATACGCGCAATAAAAATACCCACTGCCGGTGACCAAGCAATCCACCAGCCCCAATAGAGTAAAGTCCAACCGCCCAGCCAGTCAGTTTGCTCATAGGCGTAAAGGTTAAAGGTTTTATTGACGATCTCGGAGAAGTAGCCACCGGTGTTTTCCACCAGGCTTTGCAATAACAGCACTGTTGGACCAAGGGTCAAAATCAGCACTAGCAGTACCACCGCTAACAGCAAGTTAGCTTCAGATAAAATTTTAATGCCTTTATCCAAACCCGTGGCAACTGAGATGGTCGCCAAAGCGGTAATACTGATAATCAGAATAACTTGTACATAGGTGCCAATCGGTAAATCAAATAGGTAGTTAAAACCACCATTGATCTGCAGTACACCGTAGCCCAAGGACGTGGCAATACCCAAAATGGTACTGATGACTGCGAAAATATCCACAGCATTACCAATGGGGCCATAAATGCGTTCACCGATCAGCGGGTACAGCGCTGAACGCAAAGTCAGCGGCAGGCCGTGACGGTACGAGAAGAAAGCTAAAATCAACGCCACCATGGCGTAAATTGCCCACGCATGTAAACCCCAGTGGAAGAAGGTCAGCTTCATCGCTTCTCTGGCTGCTTCAATGGTGTGGGGTTCGCCCACCGGCGGTGAAATAAAATGCATGACTGGTTCAGCCACGCCAAAGAACATCAAGCCAATTCCCATTCCGGCAGAAAACAACATGGCAAACCATGACATATTTTTATAATCAGGCTTACTGTGATCTGGGCCCAATTTGATATCACCGTAACGGGTTACGGCTAGATAAACGGCTGATAGCAGAATAATGGCAACGGTCAGTACATAAAACCAACTGACATGGCCAACGATCCAGGTTTGAATTTTAGTAAAATAAGTGTCGGCAATACTGGGAAAAATACTGGCGAAGAGAACTAAAACAGTGATCAGAAACGCTGACGTATAAAACACCGTTGGATTTATAGTTCTTTCCCGTTTAGGGGAGGTATCCATAACAAATCCTTAATGGCAGAAGCTCATAATTATTAAAAGAGCCGCCATTCTAACTAAGTATGTAGGAAAAGCACCCGCGCCACTCAAGTAAGCGAAGCCCAGCTGAGCTGAAAGTGCACTATAAAAACTCGCGAACAACGTCCAGCACGCGTCCCTCTACCGTACGCTGCACCTTGTCTTCAATTTGGCTGCACAATGATTCAACCTCGCGTTTGCTACTGCCCACCACAACAAAAGACCACTCGCTAGCATCGTGCCGATTCAGCTCGCCACTCTCACACACCGCCACCGCTGGGTTACGCCCAAAGCGTTCATGCAAACCACCAACACGCTGACGTTTCTCCTTTAAAGAGCTGCAACCTGGCAAGGAAAAAGTAAAGGTTAAAATACCAATATGCATAGGTCACTCCTGAGCTATCAACATCTAAACAACTGTAAAAGCCCTTAAAGCAATCACAAAAAAGGCCATAAATCCCCTTCTATACTAGAGATTTATGGCCTAGGGTACAGCGCTTAGCTAGGGGTTACGCGTTCAGCTTAGCGGCAATCTGCGCCACATGCGCACCCTGATGACGAGCAATGGTTAACTCACGGGCATCCGGTTGGCGCGAGCCATCACCGCCAGCCAGGGTCGATGCACCATAAGGGGTGCCGCCACTGACCTGAGAAATATCAAACAGCTCTGGCGTGGTGTAACCGATTGGCACAATGATCATGCCGTGGTGAGCCAGTGTGGTCCACGTTGAGGTGATAGTCATCTCTTGGCCAGCACCGGTACCGGTTGAGGTAAAGACGCTGGCCACTTTACCGGCCAGCGCGCCTTTCGCCCACAGACCACCGGTCTGGTCAAAGAAGTTGCGCATTTGTCCGCTCATATTACCGAAGCGGGTTGGCGTACCAACGATAATGGCATCATAATCAGCTAGCTCTGCTGGTGTCGCCACTGCTGCCGCTTGATCGGTTTTACCACCGGCATTTTTAAAAATTTCCGCATCCATGGTTTCTGGTACACGTTTAATAGTGACCTCAACCCCAGTTACGCCACGGGCGCCTTCGGCTACGGCATTGGCCATGGTTTCGATATGGCCGTACATGGAATGGTATAAAACCAGTACTTTAGTCATTGTGTTTCCTCTTCAATAAAATTAATTGTGTCGCTATTTTTTCTAATCGAGGCGAACCACTCGCCTCAAACACTCTTGCAGATCAATAGCACTGCTTATGCCACATCCACTAGAACAATTTCGCTGTCTTGTTGAGCACTAACGGTTAGTAGTCGCTCATCGCTGACTGCCACACCGTCACCGGCCTTGGCGACCACGCCATTAATGTCAATTTGACCGCTGGCCGGTACTAAATACACTTTACGTCCTGGTGCAATGTGATATTCAGCACTTTGCCCAGCGGTTAAGGTGGCCGCCACCAAACGCGCACTGGCACGAATGGTTAAGGCATCTTCAGAATCGTTCGCTAAGCCACTGGCTAAGGTGATAAAAGAGCCGCTGCGCTCGCCCTTAGGAAAGGGTTTAGTGCCCCACGTCGGTGGCAAGCCTTTCTCATCGGGCATAATCCAGATCTGAAAAATCTGCGTACTTTCGTCTTCTTCATTCACCTCGCTGTGGGCAATGCCGGTGCCAGCGCTCATCACCTGCACATCCCCTGCGGCAGTACGGCCGCGGTTACCCAGATTGTCCTCATGGGTAATGGCACCTTTGCGCACATAAGTGATGATTTCCATATCGCGATGTGGGTGCGGTGGAAAGCCTGAACGTGCGGCAATGGTGTCATCATTCCACACCCTGAGTTGGCCCCAGTGCATCCGCTCAGGGTTGTAATAATCGGCGAAGGAGAAATGGTGGCGCGTATCCAGCCAACCATGATGAGCGCCGCCAAGCTCTTGATAAGGTCGTAGTTCAATCATTTTTGAGCCTCCTGTTAAAGATAATTCTGGTCAGCAGTCACTTAGGGAATCAGCACGATTTTTTCGGAAGCGCCGGCGCTCACCTGCTGGTAAGCCGCTACCGCATCCGCCAGTGGCAATTCAATAAAACCACTGGGCACTGCTAAGCCAGCGTCAAATGCCGCACCGATTTGCGTCAGCATTTGCGCGCAGTCCTCTAGGCTGTACAGCAGCGAGTTGATCCCAACAATGGAGCCGCCGCGGCGGTATAAATTTAAAGACGACAAACTGATCAAGCCATCCTTAGGTGCGGCAATAATTGCTACACGGCCAAAAGTATCGACACTATTGACTGCTGCTGCTAACCAAAAACCTGTGGTTTCAAAAATTACTTCGGGCGCTTGCTGCTGAAAATGTTCGCGCGCCTGCTCTGCTAGTTGCCCTTCTTCGCTGAGCTTAAACGCGGTGATGCCTTGCGCTTGCAAGCTCTGCACAACATCAGCACGGCGCACCGCCATAACCACTTTTGCACCGCGTGCTTGAGCTAAAACCTGCGCTGCTTTAGCCACAGCACCGGCACCGATAATTAACAAGCGAGTACCTGCTTTTACCTGACTGCGTTCAAGGGCATCCCAAGCGGTGATAAAGGGCACACCACAGGTGGCCGCCTGGGCAAAGCTGAGTGATTTGGGTAACGGTGCGACCGCATTGGCCGGCACCACCACATACTGGGCATGACAACCGTCTTGGTAAAAACCAAAGCCCTTACCCGTACCACCCCACACGGCTTGACCAAGCAATTCGTCTGGCCCCGCGACCACTACTCCAGCAAAGTCCCGTCCGGGAATACGCGGCGTGGTGGTGTAAGGAAATAAGCCCTGTACGTTTTTAATATCACTAGGATTAACCCCGGTCG
Encoded here:
- a CDS encoding peroxiredoxin; this encodes MSIQLGDIAPDFQQDSSEGLINFHQWLGDSWGVLFSHPADFTPVCTTELGFTAKLKDEFAARNVKAIALSVDPVASHHEWIKDINETQHTIVNFPILADDDRKVSELYNLIHPNADDTLTVRSLFIIDPNKKVRLTITYPASTGRNFHEILRVIDSLQLTDNYKVATPANWVDGEDVVIVPSIQDQAELQERFPKGYRAVKPYLRLTPQPNR
- the cysT gene encoding sulfate ABC transporter permease subunit CysT, which translates into the protein MLRRTSPVIPGFGLTLGYTLVYLSLLVFIPLAGMFVYAAQLTWSEFYTIVSAPRVLAAFKLSFGTAFIAALLNGVIGTLFAWVLVRYRFPGRKIIDAMIDLPFALPTAVAGIALTALYAPNGWLGQFAADIGMSIAYTPIGITLALVFVTLPFVVRTIQPVLADIPRELEEAAACLGARPWQTFRYILLPALLPAWLTGFALAFARGIGEYGSVIFIAGNMPGKTEILPLLIMVKLDQYDYLGATAIGVMMLIVSFILLLFINLLQRYVAKG
- the cysW gene encoding sulfate ABC transporter permease subunit CysW; the protein is MTTSLTATLPKSSSTTRSWGRLGLLAAAWLMFIVFLVLPLAIVLSEALKMGVGYFFNAILEPDAISALKLTILAVVISVPLNLVFGVAAAWCVSKHDFYGKSVLITLIDLPFSVSPIIAGLVYVLLFGAQGFFGQWLIEHDIQIIFAVPGIILATLFVTVPFVARELIPLMQQQGTQEEEAARLLGASGWQMFWHVTVPNIKWGLMYGVVLCTARAMGEFGAVSVVSGHIRGFTNTLPLHVEILYNEYNHVAAFSVASLLLILALLMLLLKQWSESRINRQHNNGDE
- a CDS encoding sulfate/molybdate ABC transporter ATP-binding protein, which codes for MSIEVRQVNKQFGNFTALNNINLDIQAGELVALLGPSGCGKTTLLRIIAGLETPDTGNILFNGDDVSSRDVRNRNVGFVFQHYALFRHMTVFDNVAFGLRMKPRRERPSEAVIAEKVQELLRMVQLDWLSDRYPEQLSGGQRQRIALARALAVEPQILLLDEPFGALDAKVRKELRRWLADLHEEINLTSVFVTHDQEEAMEVADRIVVMNKGVIEQIGTPAEVYENPASEFVYHFLGDSNILKVTDQEIQFRPHEVLLSQVAAEGHQVGTVRDIRPLGAITRVTLKVAGQKEPIEAEVARDDINLQGLTTGAALYFKPKAC
- a CDS encoding BCCT family transporter, whose amino-acid sequence is MDTSPKRERTINPTVFYTSAFLITVLVLFASIFPSIADTYFTKIQTWIVGHVSWFYVLTVAIILLSAVYLAVTRYGDIKLGPDHSKPDYKNMSWFAMLFSAGMGIGLMFFGVAEPVMHFISPPVGEPHTIEAAREAMKLTFFHWGLHAWAIYAMVALILAFFSYRHGLPLTLRSALYPLIGERIYGPIGNAVDIFAVISTILGIATSLGYGVLQINGGFNYLFDLPIGTYVQVILIISITALATISVATGLDKGIKILSEANLLLAVVLLVLILTLGPTVLLLQSLVENTGGYFSEIVNKTFNLYAYEQTDWLGGWTLLYWGWWIAWSPAVGIFIARISRGRTIREFITGILLVPTGFTFLWMTVFGNTSIDMIMHGGMTSLADTVSADSSLALFAFLEHFPFSTLLSVVAVLMVVLFFVTSADSGSLVIDMLASGGKTDTPLWQRVFWASSIGLVAITLLISGGLPALQTASIASALPFSLILLTAIWGLFKALHFDSTKRLLKQQSVVHHSRQQLRPGGWQRRLRSMMMFPRRSHVNRFIEEVVQPALEEVAGEIRKQGYSAEVEINDEKRCKLEVQHNAEVNFVYEVQPRAYTRPDFMTPAEVSDDSEEVEEREKRKYFRAEVHLLEGGQDYDIMGWLRDEVIEDVLDQYEQHMHFLHVIR
- a CDS encoding DUF503 domain-containing protein, producing MHIGILTFTFSLPGCSSLKEKRQRVGGLHERFGRNPAVAVCESGELNRHDASEWSFVVVGSSKREVESLCSQIEDKVQRTVEGRVLDVVREFL
- the wrbA gene encoding NAD(P)H:quinone oxidoreductase — protein: MTKVLVLYHSMYGHIETMANAVAEGARGVTGVEVTIKRVPETMDAEIFKNAGGKTDQAAAVATPAELADYDAIIVGTPTRFGNMSGQMRNFFDQTGGLWAKGALAGKVASVFTSTGTGAGQEMTITSTWTTLAHHGMIIVPIGYTTPELFDISQVSGGTPYGASTLAGGDGSRQPDARELTIARHQGAHVAQIAAKLNA
- a CDS encoding pirin family protein, with the protein product MIELRPYQELGGAHHGWLDTRHHFSFADYYNPERMHWGQLRVWNDDTIAARSGFPPHPHRDMEIITYVRKGAITHEDNLGNRGRTAAGDVQVMSAGTGIAHSEVNEEDESTQIFQIWIMPDEKGLPPTWGTKPFPKGERSGSFITLASGLANDSEDALTIRASARLVAATLTAGQSAEYHIAPGRKVYLVPASGQIDINGVVAKAGDGVAVSDERLLTVSAQQDSEIVLVDVA
- a CDS encoding quinone oxidoreductase family protein: MQALQFTATGSLDTLQLRQLPQPVPAAGEVLVEVRATGVNPSDIKNVQGLFPYTTTPRIPGRDFAGVVVAGPDELLGQAVWGGTGKGFGFYQDGCHAQYVVVPANAVAPLPKSLSFAQAATCGVPFITAWDALERSQVKAGTRLLIIGAGAVAKAAQVLAQARGAKVVMAVRRADVVQSLQAQGITAFKLSEEGQLAEQAREHFQQQAPEVIFETTGFWLAAAVNSVDTFGRVAIIAAPKDGLISLSSLNLYRRGGSIVGINSLLYSLEDCAQMLTQIGAAFDAGLAVPSGFIELPLADAVAAYQQVSAGASEKIVLIP